In the genome of Dioscorea cayenensis subsp. rotundata cultivar TDr96_F1 chromosome 1, TDr96_F1_v2_PseudoChromosome.rev07_lg8_w22 25.fasta, whole genome shotgun sequence, one region contains:
- the LOC120259849 gene encoding dolichol kinase EVAN-like: protein MAARLADLCNGERVVVFLFVFSVLFSTPSSLAPEAAALLILSFAALLTEISTEGSRNLSQFKTRLGASSGIFLGSVTMPAAMLSRLILLTRAIPQHHVGSEDISYMSMLYWAVSACSFGVLILCLTLQNPPGDTSSRLGGVPASIYSLFCTIFYMCSCYLSLSAKSYAAWHATMNLLWYLCHGIATVTLIRHILHKFPYCASIGEALLVTSGLVLYAGDMLALSLSKILSSLLFMEHAFVEYGTKSEIHMVLQGMLLGLLLFPSFYKSVLYIRCLLTSSNKSGAQLGRGWAYVGISRSMLFYFSLLAMLILIVPAWMMFAEDFHIHPLQWVVIFVFTEPLKRTTLCIYWISVICASVFRFYNISKQSKIERILLRKYYHLVAVLMFVPAILFEPTFLDLAFGAALAVFLILEMIRVWEIWPLGHIVHKFMNAFTDHRDSEILVISHFSLLLGCALPKWMSSGYNDRPLVPFAGILSLGIGDTMASMVGHKYGVLRWSKTGKKTIEGTVAGIASVLVACFILLHLASTGYILSQHWVPLLLAVTLSGLLEAYTAQLDNAFIPLVFYSLLCL from the exons ATGGCGGCACGCCTTGCGGACCTTTGCAATGGCGAGAGGGTCGTCGTCTTCCTCTTTGTCTTCAGCGTCCTCTTCTCCACCCCCTCTTCCCTCGCGCCGGAAGCCGCGGCTCTTCTCATCCTCTCCTTCGCCGCTCTCCTGACGGAGATCTCCACCGAGGGCTCACGCAACCTCTCCCAATTCAAAACTAG GCTTGGTGCTTCATCTGGAATATTTCTTGGGTCAGTTACAATGCCTGCAGCAATGCTATCACGGTTGATACTGCTAACAAGAGCAATACCACAACATCATGTTGGATCTGAAG ATATTTCCTATATGAGCATGTTGTATTGGGCTGTGTCTGCATGCAGCTTTGGTGTGTTAATATTGTGTTTGACGCTACAAAACCCACCCGGTGATACTAGTTCACGATTAGGGGGAGTTCCGGCCTCTATATATTCCTTATTCTGCACAATATTTTATATGTGTTCATGCTACTTGTCGCTGTCTGCAAAATCATATGCTG CTTGGCATGCAACAATGAATTTGTTGTGGTATCTCTGCCATGGAATTGCTACTGTAACACTAATCCGtcatattcttcataaatttccTTATTGTGCTTCCATAG GGGAAGCACTCTTGGTAACTAGTGGTCTGGTTCTTTACGCTGGTGATATGTTGGCACTTTCCCTTTCAAag ATTCTGTCATCCTTATTGTTCATGGAACATGCTTTTGTTGAATATGGAACTAAAAGTGAAATTCACATGGTTTTGCAG GGAATGTTACTTGGGCTTCTCCTTTTCCCTTCATTTTACAAATCTGTCCTTTACATTAGATGTCTTCTAACAAGTTCAAACAAGTCTGGAGCTCAGCTAGGGAGAGGATGGGCATATGTAGGGATCAGCAGATCTATGCTATTTTACTTTTCTCTGTTAGCCATGTTGATTTTGATTGTTCCGGCATGGATGATGTTTGCTGAGGACTTTCATATCCATCCTTTGCAGTG GGTGGTCATCTTTGtgttcactgaaccccttaagCGAACAACATTATGTATTTACTGGATATCTGTGATTTGTGCATCTGTTTTCCGCTTCtacaatatttcaaaacaaaGCAAGATAGAGAGAATTCTTCTTCGGAAGTATTACCATCTGGTGGCTGTGCTTATGTTTGTGCCTGCTATCCTTTTTGag CCAACTTTTCTGGATCTCGCATTTGGTGCTGCTTTGGCAGTTTTCTTGATATTGGAAATGATTCGA GTTTGGGAAATCTGGCCTTTAGGTCATATTGTACATAAATTCATGAATGCTTTTACTGATCACCGTGACTCAGAGATTCTTGTCATCAG TCATTTTTCTCTTCTACTGGGTTGTGCCCTTCCAAAATGGATGAGCTCTGGATATAATGATAGGCCGTTGGTTCCTTTTGCTGGTATCTTAAGCTTAGGAATTGGGGACACAATG GCTTCTATGGTTGGCCACAAGTATGGTGTTCTCAGGTGGAGTAAAACTGGCA AGAAAACTATCGAAGGTACAGTTGCTGGCATAGCTTCTGTCTTGGTGGCATGTTTTATTCTCCTACATCTTGCATCCACTGGCTATATACTCTCCCAG CACTGGGTGCCATTGCTTCTGGCAGTAACATTGAGTGGCTTATTGGAGGCGTATACTGCACAGCTTGATAATGCCTTTATTCCCCTTGTATTCTACAGCCTTCTCTGCCTGTAA
- the LOC120258434 gene encoding auxin-responsive protein SAUR50-like, whose translation MAKAKSVKKLKDAMQALQKSLSFSRGRSGAQPDECMSEDEIVVVPEDVKEGHFAVLAVHGERPPKRYVVSLRCLSHPVFLRLLEMASEEFGFSQAGAIAVPCRPCELERIISDL comes from the coding sequence ATGGCTAAGGCTAAGTCAGTGAAGAAGCTGAAAGATGCAATGCAAGCATTGCAGAAGAGCTTGTCATTCTCCCGGGGGAGGTCGGGGGCACAGCCGGATGAATGCATGTCGGAGGATGAGATTGTGGTGGTGCCAGAGGATGTGAAGGAGGGGCACTTTGCCGTGTTGGCAGTGCATGGAGAGAGGCCGCCGAAGAGGTACGTGGTGTCTCTCCGGTGTCTCTCGCACCCGGTTTTCTTGCGGTTGCTTGAGATGGCCAGCGAAGAGTTCGGATTCAGCCAGGCTGGAGCTATTGCTGTGCCTTGTAGGCCTTGTGAACTTGAGAGAATAATTAGTGATCTCTGA